In Streptomyces sp. NBC_01717, one DNA window encodes the following:
- a CDS encoding GntR family transcriptional regulator, producing MTSHGPVPGGNSAHQYKRIADELLKGINSEVWRPGDRLPTHEQLADRFDVSRATVKEALKLLSSKGLIVTRQGSGTFVSQGPKSDVVPQRNSPSVENRDDGGDDDGDDVWAVVSERVPPVLLKPYLEEAFEATQVKLDVFSMTTESLAARVSDQKNRIMTGEIRPPRSITARLMLPDCDFPHLAIPRPVDGTDDPRVRRRLKGILQSHATMLREALFELRYQGFVPEVDVEVRLVPFAPQMKLYILNRRLALQGFYVTEEGTIPLPPDREEVAIYDAYGTGATLFPYRASADSTPDQVGIVRTFQAFFDSNWDKLATRADF from the coding sequence GTGACGAGCCATGGACCTGTGCCAGGTGGCAACAGTGCGCATCAGTACAAGCGGATCGCCGATGAGCTGCTGAAAGGGATCAACAGCGAGGTGTGGCGGCCCGGCGACCGGCTGCCCACGCATGAGCAGCTTGCAGACCGTTTCGACGTCTCGCGTGCGACGGTCAAAGAAGCGCTGAAGCTGCTCAGCAGCAAGGGGCTGATCGTCACCCGGCAGGGCAGCGGGACGTTCGTCAGCCAAGGGCCGAAGTCCGATGTCGTCCCGCAACGCAACAGCCCCTCCGTCGAGAACCGGGACGACGGCGGGGACGACGACGGCGACGACGTGTGGGCGGTCGTCTCGGAGCGCGTCCCTCCGGTGCTGCTGAAGCCCTACCTGGAAGAGGCGTTCGAGGCCACGCAGGTGAAGCTCGATGTCTTCTCGATGACCACGGAGTCGCTGGCGGCCCGGGTGTCGGACCAGAAGAACCGCATCATGACCGGGGAGATCAGGCCGCCCCGAAGCATCACGGCCCGGCTGATGCTCCCCGACTGCGACTTCCCTCATCTCGCCATCCCCCGCCCGGTGGACGGGACGGACGATCCGCGGGTGCGGCGGCGGCTGAAGGGGATCCTGCAGAGCCACGCGACCATGCTCCGGGAGGCCCTGTTCGAACTCCGCTACCAGGGGTTCGTGCCCGAAGTCGATGTCGAGGTGCGGTTGGTGCCGTTCGCACCGCAGATGAAGCTGTACATTCTGAACCGCCGACTGGCGCTGCAGGGCTTCTACGTGACCGAAGAGGGCACCATCCCGCTCCCTCCGGACCGCGAGGAAGTCGCGATCTACGACGCCTACGGTACGGGGGCCACCCTCTTTCCGTATCGCGCCTCGGCCGACTCCACACCCGACCAAGTCGGCATCGTGCGCACGTTTCAGGCATTTTTTGACTCGAACTGGGACAAACTAGCCACAAGGGCGGATTTCTGA
- a CDS encoding HAD family hydrolase encodes MSVERATDLLSRATCVVLDFDGPVARLFAGGHEGKESVAGRIAEELLDIAASHRLEVDEVHGCTDPHAIFSCYAERAAHRGESGAWGSAAAEMQGVLTAWEIKSAEHAEPTPGAAEFMKAWAGVGGRLAVASNNHPDAIKRYLERESLSKYFAPSSVIGRNERDAALMKPNPWALNEVMRDSAAEVAAHLMIGDSATDWQTANAVGMPFVGFHRKPEKRMALSRGGVVPVLDSMQVLADAANGLQAQVR; translated from the coding sequence GTGTCCGTCGAGAGAGCGACGGACCTGCTGTCCCGCGCCACCTGCGTCGTGCTCGACTTCGACGGACCCGTCGCCCGGCTCTTCGCCGGTGGCCATGAAGGCAAGGAGAGCGTGGCCGGCCGCATTGCCGAAGAGCTGCTGGACATCGCCGCATCGCACCGTCTGGAAGTGGACGAGGTGCACGGATGCACCGACCCCCACGCGATCTTCAGCTGCTACGCGGAGCGCGCCGCCCACCGCGGCGAGTCCGGGGCGTGGGGCTCTGCCGCCGCGGAGATGCAGGGCGTCCTCACCGCCTGGGAGATCAAGTCGGCCGAGCATGCAGAGCCGACACCGGGTGCCGCGGAGTTCATGAAGGCATGGGCCGGAGTGGGCGGGCGGCTGGCGGTGGCGTCCAACAATCACCCGGACGCCATCAAGCGCTACCTCGAGCGTGAGTCGCTGTCGAAGTACTTCGCACCATCCTCGGTGATCGGCAGGAACGAGCGGGACGCTGCGCTCATGAAGCCGAATCCATGGGCTCTGAACGAGGTCATGCGGGACTCGGCAGCCGAGGTCGCGGCGCACTTGATGATCGGCGACTCGGCCACCGACTGGCAGACCGCGAACGCGGTCGGGATGCCCTTCGTCGGCTTCCACCGCAAGCCCGAGAAGCGAATGGCGCTGTCGCGGGGCGGAGTGGTTCCCGTCCTCGACTCGATGCAGGTGCTCGCCGATGCGGCGAACGGGCTGCAGGCACAAGTGCGGTAG
- a CDS encoding RsiG family protein gives MSTYGAGHPAGAVPVTRATTSTDTTAGAMRPPVQRTGPGIGERLPGQSPPELGALRLPELRNLRRDSQRDEADLSYVRRLVQGRIDILRAELARRRDPETPVVDRLSEILADTPSRHRSSARHVTLTTPRSDEFRRLAAETLAEVELSDLDARTDEELYTAMGRLVRYEQQVSRRRHQLQRTADDCSAEIARRYRDGEAQVDDLLA, from the coding sequence ATGAGTACATATGGAGCCGGGCACCCAGCCGGTGCCGTACCGGTCACGCGTGCCACAACCAGTACCGATACCACCGCCGGCGCCATGCGGCCACCCGTGCAGCGGACCGGTCCAGGCATCGGCGAGCGACTGCCGGGGCAGTCGCCGCCCGAGCTGGGCGCCCTGCGGCTGCCGGAGCTGCGCAACCTGCGCCGTGACTCGCAGCGCGACGAGGCCGACCTCAGTTACGTGCGCCGCCTGGTCCAGGGCCGCATCGACATCCTTCGGGCCGAGCTGGCCCGCCGTCGGGATCCCGAGACGCCGGTCGTGGACCGGCTCTCCGAGATCCTCGCCGACACCCCGTCCCGGCACCGTTCCTCCGCCCGGCACGTCACGCTCACCACGCCGCGCAGCGACGAGTTCCGCCGGCTGGCGGCCGAAACGCTCGCCGAGGTCGAACTCTCCGACCTCGACGCCCGCACCGACGAAGAGCTGTACACCGCGATGGGGCGGCTCGTCCGCTACGAGCAGCAGGTCTCCCGCCGCCGTCACCAGCTGCAACGTACCGCTGACGATTGCAGCGCCGAGATCGCCCGCAGGTACCGTGATGGGGAAGCACAAGTAGACGACCTGCTCGCCTGA
- a CDS encoding GNAT family N-acetyltransferase, which produces MSLEVRPVTASEFPDWLRALNTGFLRPPTVTEGEVASRLPHMDLSRTQGVFDAGRCVATFRSFAQELTVVGGATVPSDAVTNVTVSPTHRRRGLLTRMMATDLAAAKDRGDVVATLIAAEYPIYGRYGFGPAAWTTEWEIDVPRAGLDPRWSGPSAADGGGRIDLVDGAEVRKLGPALHDRLRARQHGVVSRGDRWWQLNTGEDVPVPGSWTEPFHAVYRNADGAVDGLLVYRADDKWGDAKQPLNRASVLGLIAETPAAERALWHYVCSIDWITTVRSGHRAPDDLLPLLLPDPRAARVVTQADWMWVRVLDVVRALEARTYAVPASLTLDIHDPEGLAGGRFRLDASPDGASCAATTRSADLSLDVRELGTLCLGDESTLRLAALGRVEELTPGAAAVADRVFRAGRRAWCPDVF; this is translated from the coding sequence ATGAGCCTTGAGGTCCGTCCCGTCACCGCATCGGAGTTCCCCGACTGGCTGCGCGCCTTGAACACCGGCTTTCTGCGCCCGCCGACGGTGACGGAGGGGGAGGTCGCGAGCCGCCTCCCGCACATGGACCTGTCCCGGACCCAAGGGGTGTTCGACGCCGGCCGGTGTGTGGCGACGTTCCGCTCGTTCGCGCAGGAGCTGACGGTGGTCGGAGGCGCCACGGTGCCGTCCGACGCGGTCACCAACGTCACGGTGTCGCCCACGCACCGCCGGCGCGGGCTGCTCACCCGGATGATGGCCACGGACCTGGCGGCCGCCAAGGACCGCGGTGACGTGGTCGCCACGCTGATCGCCGCCGAGTACCCGATCTACGGGCGGTACGGGTTCGGCCCGGCCGCCTGGACCACCGAGTGGGAGATCGACGTCCCCCGGGCGGGTCTGGACCCGCGCTGGTCGGGCCCGTCCGCTGCGGACGGCGGCGGTCGGATCGACCTGGTGGACGGCGCGGAGGTACGCAAGCTCGGCCCGGCCCTGCACGACCGGCTGCGCGCCCGGCAACACGGCGTGGTCAGCCGTGGCGACCGCTGGTGGCAGCTGAACACCGGCGAGGACGTGCCCGTGCCGGGATCGTGGACGGAACCGTTCCACGCGGTGTACCGCAACGCGGACGGTGCGGTCGACGGTCTGCTCGTCTACCGCGCCGACGACAAGTGGGGCGATGCGAAGCAGCCGCTGAACCGGGCGTCCGTCCTCGGTCTGATCGCCGAGACCCCGGCGGCGGAACGGGCGCTGTGGCATTACGTCTGCTCGATCGACTGGATCACCACGGTCCGCTCGGGCCACCGCGCCCCCGACGACCTGCTCCCCCTTCTCCTCCCGGACCCGCGCGCGGCCCGCGTCGTGACGCAGGCGGACTGGATGTGGGTGCGGGTGCTGGACGTCGTACGAGCCCTGGAGGCCCGCACCTACGCGGTCCCGGCCTCCCTGACCCTGGACATCCACGACCCGGAGGGTCTCGCCGGCGGCCGGTTCCGCCTGGACGCATCCCCGGACGGCGCCTCGTGCGCAGCGACGACGCGTAGCGCGGATCTGTCCCTGGACGTACGGGAGCTGGGGACGCTCTGTCTCGGCGACGAATCGACGCTGCGGCTGGCTGCGCTGGGCCGGGTCGAGGAGCTCACGCCGGGTGCAGCGGCGGTGGCGGACAGGGTGTTCCGGGCGGGACGGCGGGCCTGGTGCCCGGATGTGTTCTGA
- a CDS encoding DUF1416 domain-containing protein, producing MCGAKAGGPDASTIKPGETTIQGSVTRDGEPVTGYVRLLDSTGEFTAEVPTSATGQFRFYAAEGTWTVRALVPGGSADRTVVAQTGGLSEVAIAV from the coding sequence ATGTGTGGAGCAAAGGCCGGCGGCCCCGACGCTTCGACCATCAAGCCCGGTGAGACCACCATCCAGGGCAGCGTGACCCGCGACGGCGAGCCCGTCACCGGCTACGTCCGCCTCCTGGACTCGACCGGCGAGTTCACCGCGGAGGTCCCGACGTCGGCGACCGGACAGTTCCGCTTCTACGCGGCCGAGGGCACCTGGACGGTACGCGCCCTCGTCCCGGGCGGCAGCGCCGACCGCACAGTCGTCGCACAGACCGGTGGCCTCTCCGAGGTGGCCATCGCCGTCTGA
- the ygfZ gene encoding CAF17-like 4Fe-4S cluster assembly/insertion protein YgfZ yields the protein MKSPLLSLPGAVPAEGRDEGVAAHYGDLFREQRALADGTGLVDLSHRGVVTVTGSDRLAWLHLLLTQHVSELAPGQATEALILTANGHIEHALYLVDDGETVWAHVEPDTQGELVAYLESMKFFYQVEVADRTEDFAVVHLPAGSIEEVPEGVVVREAPHGRDLFLPRADLEQYAAEHGPVAGILAYEALRVEAHRPRLGFETDHRTIPHELGWIGTAVHLQKGCYRGQETVARVQNLGKPPRRLVFLHLDGSDVLLPGHGTPVRLAADGADGRQLGFITTSARHHELGPIALALVKRNVAVDAELLAGDTAAAQETVVEP from the coding sequence ATGAAGAGCCCTCTGCTGTCCCTGCCCGGCGCCGTTCCCGCCGAAGGCCGCGACGAAGGTGTCGCCGCGCACTACGGCGACCTGTTCCGCGAGCAGCGCGCCCTCGCCGACGGCACCGGCCTCGTCGACCTCTCGCACCGCGGCGTCGTCACCGTCACCGGAAGCGACCGGCTGGCCTGGCTGCACCTGCTGCTCACCCAGCACGTCAGCGAACTCGCCCCCGGCCAGGCCACCGAGGCGCTGATTCTCACCGCGAACGGGCACATCGAGCACGCCCTCTACCTCGTCGACGACGGCGAGACGGTGTGGGCGCACGTCGAACCGGACACCCAGGGTGAACTGGTCGCCTATCTGGAGTCGATGAAGTTCTTCTACCAGGTCGAAGTCGCCGACCGTACCGAGGACTTCGCCGTCGTGCACCTGCCGGCCGGCTCCATCGAAGAGGTGCCGGAAGGTGTCGTCGTGCGGGAGGCGCCGCACGGCCGCGATCTGTTCCTGCCCCGCGCCGACCTGGAGCAGTACGCCGCCGAGCACGGCCCGGTGGCCGGCATCCTGGCGTACGAGGCGCTGCGCGTCGAGGCGCACCGCCCCCGGCTCGGCTTCGAGACCGACCACCGCACCATCCCGCACGAGCTGGGCTGGATCGGCACCGCCGTCCACCTCCAGAAGGGCTGCTACCGCGGTCAGGAGACCGTGGCCCGGGTGCAGAACCTGGGGAAGCCGCCGCGTCGGCTGGTCTTCCTGCACCTGGACGGCAGCGATGTGCTGCTGCCCGGGCACGGGACGCCGGTACGGCTCGCCGCGGACGGCGCGGACGGCCGCCAGCTCGGCTTCATCACCACGTCCGCCCGCCACCACGAGCTGGGCCCGATCGCACTGGCGTTGGTCAAGCGGAACGTGGCGGTGGACGCGGAACTGCTCGCCGGGGACACGGCTGCGGCCCAGGAGACGGTCGTCGAGCCGTAG
- the dtd gene encoding D-aminoacyl-tRNA deacylase: MRAVIQRVYGASVTVADGAGDGSGPAVVGEIVGEGLCVLVGVTHGDTVEKAAQLARKLWSVRILEGEKSCSDVNAPLLVISQFTLYGDARKGRRPTWNAAAPGEIAEPLVDEVVAQLRALGAHVETGRFGADMRVSLTNHGPFTVLVEV; the protein is encoded by the coding sequence ATGCGTGCAGTGATACAGAGGGTGTACGGCGCGAGCGTCACGGTGGCCGACGGCGCGGGCGACGGAAGCGGGCCCGCGGTGGTGGGCGAAATCGTCGGCGAGGGACTGTGTGTGCTGGTCGGAGTCACCCATGGGGACACCGTGGAGAAGGCGGCGCAGCTCGCCCGCAAGCTCTGGTCGGTCCGCATTCTGGAGGGCGAGAAGTCCTGCTCCGACGTGAATGCACCGCTTCTGGTGATTTCGCAGTTCACTCTCTACGGGGACGCCCGGAAGGGCCGCAGGCCCACCTGGAACGCCGCGGCACCCGGCGAGATCGCCGAACCGCTGGTCGACGAGGTGGTGGCGCAGCTGCGGGCGCTGGGGGCGCATGTGGAGACGGGCCGGTTCGGAGCGGACATGCGGGTCTCGCTCACGAACCATGGCCCGTTCACCGTCCTCGTCGAGGTCTGA
- a CDS encoding DUF3099 domain-containing protein, with translation MYARRRRGYFLMMGGCIVLFVSAWAVVRLWSMPVAIGMCVVAMVIPPIAAMVANRRGPEDRWWDDPSGDPKSDEWWDELDGKKRR, from the coding sequence ATGTACGCCCGGCGCCGTCGCGGCTATTTCCTGATGATGGGCGGATGCATCGTCCTGTTCGTGTCCGCCTGGGCCGTCGTACGGCTCTGGTCGATGCCCGTCGCCATAGGGATGTGCGTCGTCGCCATGGTCATCCCGCCGATCGCGGCGATGGTCGCCAACCGGCGGGGGCCGGAGGACCGCTGGTGGGACGACCCCTCCGGCGACCCGAAGTCGGACGAATGGTGGGACGAGCTCGACGGCAAGAAGCGCCGGTAG
- a CDS encoding asparaginase — protein MTSTPHISPASPAGPALPVLAEVVRSGFVEGHHRGSLVMLAADGSVERTLGDPDAPVFPRSSNKPMQAAAVLRAGLDLSGERLALAAASHSGEVFHLDLVRKMLADHGLTPEDLQTPPDLPLDPTEAETYLAAGQVRERITMNCSGKHAAMLAVCALNGWDRATYLDPAHPLQQLVHQVVEEAAGERVAAVGTDGCGAPLMAISLVGLARAFRSFVRAEEGTAERRVADAMRAHPEYVAGTRRPDTWLMREVPGTLSKMGAEAVQAVALPDGRALAFKITDGGGRALGPVLARALELLGVDAPVVGRIGRAPLLGGSAEVGEIRAAF, from the coding sequence ATGACCTCCACACCTCACATATCCCCGGCGTCCCCCGCCGGCCCTGCCCTTCCCGTTCTGGCCGAGGTCGTACGGTCCGGCTTCGTGGAGGGCCACCACCGGGGCTCCCTGGTCATGCTGGCAGCGGACGGCAGTGTGGAGCGGACCCTCGGAGACCCGGACGCGCCGGTCTTCCCCCGCTCCTCCAACAAGCCGATGCAGGCCGCCGCCGTGCTGCGGGCCGGCCTCGACCTCTCCGGGGAACGGCTGGCGCTGGCCGCCGCGAGCCACTCGGGCGAGGTGTTCCACCTCGACCTCGTACGCAAGATGCTCGCCGACCACGGACTGACGCCGGAGGATCTGCAGACCCCGCCCGATCTGCCGCTGGACCCGACCGAGGCGGAGACGTATCTCGCCGCAGGCCAGGTCCGTGAGCGGATCACCATGAACTGCTCCGGCAAGCACGCCGCCATGCTCGCGGTGTGCGCCCTCAACGGCTGGGACCGGGCGACCTATCTGGACCCGGCGCACCCGCTCCAGCAGCTGGTCCACCAGGTGGTCGAGGAGGCGGCGGGCGAACGTGTCGCGGCGGTCGGTACGGACGGCTGCGGGGCGCCGCTGATGGCGATCAGCCTGGTGGGTCTGGCGCGGGCGTTCCGCTCGTTCGTGCGGGCGGAGGAGGGCACCGCCGAGCGCCGGGTGGCGGACGCGATGCGTGCCCACCCCGAGTACGTCGCGGGCACCCGGCGCCCCGACACCTGGCTGATGCGCGAGGTGCCGGGCACGCTCTCCAAGATGGGCGCCGAGGCGGTCCAGGCGGTGGCGCTGCCGGACGGCCGGGCGCTGGCATTCAAGATCACCGACGGCGGGGGCCGGGCGCTCGGCCCGGTGCTCGCCAGGGCGCTGGAGCTGCTCGGCGTCGACGCCCCGGTGGTGGGCCGGATCGGACGGGCGCCGCTGCTGGGCGGCAGCGCGGAGGTGGGCGAGATCCGGGCGGCATTCTGA
- a CDS encoding FABP family protein: MIEIPSDLHPDLVPLAFLLGNWTGAGVSDFPGAEKCNFGQEVSFSHDGRDFLEYVSHSWVLDAEGNKVKPLETESGYWRIDKDRKVEVVMVRDQGVIEIWYGELAHQKPQIDLVTDAVARTAASGPYNGGKRLYGYVNSDLMWVGEKATPEVELRPYMSAHLKKVVTPEEVEEMAKGLGDLPDDGIAFFK, translated from the coding sequence ATGATCGAGATCCCGTCCGACCTCCACCCGGACCTCGTCCCGCTTGCCTTCCTGCTCGGCAACTGGACGGGCGCGGGCGTGTCCGACTTCCCCGGCGCCGAGAAGTGCAACTTCGGCCAGGAAGTCTCCTTCAGCCACGACGGCCGGGACTTCCTGGAATACGTCTCGCACTCCTGGGTGCTCGACGCCGAGGGCAACAAGGTCAAGCCGCTGGAGACCGAGTCCGGCTACTGGCGCATCGACAAGGACCGCAAGGTCGAGGTCGTCATGGTCCGCGACCAGGGCGTCATCGAGATCTGGTACGGCGAGCTCGCCCACCAGAAGCCGCAGATCGACCTGGTCACCGACGCGGTGGCCCGGACCGCGGCCTCCGGCCCGTACAACGGCGGCAAGCGCCTCTACGGCTATGTGAACAGCGACCTGATGTGGGTCGGCGAGAAGGCCACCCCCGAGGTGGAGCTGCGCCCGTACATGTCGGCACACCTGAAGAAGGTCGTCACCCCCGAAGAGGTCGAGGAGATGGCCAAGGGGCTCGGCGACCTGCCGGACGACGGCATCGCGTTCTTCAAGTAG
- a CDS encoding Fur family transcriptional regulator — translation MVSTDWKSDLRQRGYRLTPQRQLVLEAVDRLEHATPDDILCEVRRTASGVNISTVYRTLELLEELGLVSHAHLGHGAPTYHLADRHHHIHLVCRDCTNVIEADVDVVAEFTTKLRDTFGFETDMKHFAIFGRCADCTTKAAAAGPAPAPGSEQ, via the coding sequence GTGGTGAGCACCGACTGGAAGAGCGACCTTCGGCAGCGCGGCTACCGGCTGACGCCGCAGCGGCAGCTTGTCCTCGAAGCGGTCGACAGACTGGAACACGCGACGCCGGACGACATCCTCTGCGAGGTGCGCAGGACGGCGTCCGGCGTGAACATCTCCACGGTCTACCGGACTCTGGAGCTCCTGGAGGAGCTGGGGCTGGTCAGCCACGCCCACCTGGGGCACGGGGCACCGACGTACCACCTGGCCGACCGCCATCACCACATCCATCTGGTCTGCCGGGACTGCACGAACGTCATCGAGGCCGATGTCGACGTCGTCGCCGAGTTCACCACGAAGCTGCGGGACACGTTCGGGTTCGAGACCGATATGAAGCACTTCGCGATCTTCGGCCGCTGTGCCGACTGCACGACGAAGGCGGCGGCGGCCGGACCGGCCCCCGCTCCTGGTTCCGAGCAGTAA
- a CDS encoding DsrE family protein: protein MQKKLVIKVTAGADSPERCSQAFTVAAVAVASGVEVSLWLTGESSWFSLPGRAAEFELPHAAPLPDLIESIQAAGLITLCTQCAARRDITERDVLEGVRIAGAQVFVSEIMADGVQALVY from the coding sequence ATGCAGAAGAAGCTCGTGATCAAGGTGACCGCAGGTGCCGACTCCCCCGAGCGCTGCTCACAGGCGTTCACGGTGGCGGCGGTCGCCGTCGCCAGCGGTGTGGAGGTCTCGCTCTGGCTGACCGGCGAATCCTCGTGGTTCTCGCTGCCGGGCCGCGCCGCCGAGTTCGAACTGCCGCACGCCGCACCCCTGCCGGATCTGATCGAGTCGATTCAGGCGGCCGGCCTGATCACCCTCTGCACGCAGTGCGCCGCGCGCCGCGACATCACCGAGCGCGACGTCCTCGAAGGCGTGCGGATCGCCGGTGCCCAGGTCTTCGTCAGCGAGATCATGGCCGACGGCGTCCAGGCCCTCGTCTACTGA
- a CDS encoding MoaD/ThiS family protein, giving the protein MPAGTIRYWAAAKAAAGTAEEPYAAATLAEALDAVRERHPGELTRVLQRCSFLIDGDPVGTRSHETVRLAEGGTVEVLPPFAGG; this is encoded by the coding sequence ATGCCAGCGGGAACGATCCGCTACTGGGCAGCCGCCAAGGCGGCTGCCGGAACCGCGGAGGAGCCGTACGCGGCTGCGACGCTCGCCGAGGCGCTCGACGCGGTGCGTGAGCGGCACCCCGGTGAGCTCACCCGAGTGCTGCAACGGTGCTCGTTCCTGATCGACGGTGACCCCGTCGGGACCCGCAGCCATGAGACCGTACGCCTTGCCGAGGGCGGCACGGTCGAGGTGCTCCCGCCGTTCGCAGGAGGGTGA
- a CDS encoding LmeA family phospholipid-binding protein: MRALRILLIMVVVLGGVFIAVDRAAVYFAESEAEGRVEISGSTIGSTDISIKGFPFLTQVAGSSLDEVDIELTGIETDAGGRRIRISEMNAELHDVTLADGFSSATAARATGTATVSYEDLTHAADDGVVVQYGGNGKVKVTGAVEILGRTLKRSVTSTVTLVDGHTIRVHADKVPGEGIPGLEGLVRRKTDFEREIGALPNGLKLQRIEPTKNGLEISVTGSDIPLGG, from the coding sequence ATGCGCGCACTGCGAATACTGCTGATCATGGTGGTGGTTCTGGGCGGCGTCTTCATCGCCGTCGACCGGGCGGCGGTGTACTTCGCCGAGTCGGAGGCCGAGGGCAGGGTCGAGATCAGCGGCTCCACGATCGGCTCGACGGACATCTCCATCAAGGGGTTCCCGTTCCTGACGCAGGTCGCCGGATCCTCGCTCGACGAGGTCGACATCGAGCTCACCGGCATCGAGACCGACGCCGGCGGCCGCAGGATCCGGATCAGCGAGATGAACGCGGAACTCCACGACGTCACGCTGGCCGACGGCTTCTCCAGCGCCACCGCCGCCCGGGCCACGGGCACGGCGACCGTCTCGTACGAGGACCTGACGCACGCGGCCGACGACGGCGTCGTCGTCCAGTACGGCGGCAACGGCAAGGTGAAGGTGACCGGCGCCGTCGAGATCCTCGGCCGCACGCTCAAGCGCAGCGTGACCTCGACCGTCACCCTGGTCGACGGCCACACCATTCGGGTGCACGCGGACAAGGTGCCGGGCGAGGGCATCCCCGGCCTCGAAGGCCTGGTGCGCAGGAAGACCGACTTCGAGCGGGAGATCGGGGCCCTGCCGAACGGCCTGAAGCTGCAGAGGATCGAGCCGACGAAGAACGGCCTGGAGATCTCCGTGACGGGTTCGGACATCCCGCTCGGCGGATAG
- a CDS encoding sulfurtransferase — MSRSDVLVDADWVEAHIDDPKVALVEVDEDTSAYEKNHIKNAIRIDWTKDLQDPVRRDFIDQAGFEKLLSEKGIGNDTTVVLYGGNNNWFASYAFWYFKLYGHQDVRLLDGGRKKWELDSRDLVDGDEIPSRPATEYKAQAQDESIRAYRDDVVAAIGNQNLVDVRSPDEFSGKLLAPAHLPQEQSQRPGHVPSARNIPWSKNANDDGTFKSDVELKALYEAEQVDLAKDTIAYCRIGERSALTWFVLHQLLGVENVKNYDGSWTEYGSLVGVPIELGANK; from the coding sequence ATGAGCCGCAGTGACGTCCTGGTAGACGCCGACTGGGTCGAGGCCCACATCGACGACCCGAAGGTCGCCCTCGTCGAGGTCGACGAGGACACCTCGGCATACGAGAAGAACCACATCAAGAACGCCATCCGGATCGACTGGACCAAGGACCTCCAGGACCCGGTCCGCCGTGACTTCATCGACCAGGCCGGCTTCGAGAAGCTGCTGTCCGAGAAGGGCATCGGGAACGACACCACGGTCGTCCTCTACGGCGGCAACAACAACTGGTTCGCGTCCTACGCGTTCTGGTACTTCAAGCTCTACGGTCACCAGGACGTCCGCCTGCTCGACGGCGGCCGCAAGAAGTGGGAGCTGGACTCCCGCGACCTGGTCGACGGCGACGAGATCCCGTCCCGCCCGGCCACCGAGTACAAGGCCCAGGCCCAGGACGAGTCGATCCGCGCCTACCGCGACGACGTCGTGGCCGCGATCGGCAACCAGAACCTGGTCGACGTGCGTTCGCCCGACGAGTTCAGCGGCAAGCTGCTCGCCCCGGCGCACCTCCCGCAGGAGCAGTCGCAGCGTCCCGGCCACGTGCCGAGCGCCCGCAACATCCCGTGGTCGAAGAACGCCAACGACGACGGCACGTTCAAGTCGGACGTAGAGCTCAAGGCGCTCTACGAGGCCGAGCAGGTCGACCTGGCGAAGGACACCATCGCTTACTGCCGCATCGGTGAGCGTTCCGCGCTCACGTGGTTCGTGCTGCACCAGCTGCTCGGAGTCGAGAACGTCAAGAACTACGACGGCTCGTGGACCGAGTACGGCTCCCTCGTGGGTGTGCCGATCGAGCTCGGCGCCAACAAGTAA